Proteins co-encoded in one Dasypus novemcinctus isolate mDasNov1 chromosome 6, mDasNov1.1.hap2, whole genome shotgun sequence genomic window:
- the TLX1 gene encoding T-cell leukemia homeobox protein 1, translating to MEHLGPHHLHPGHAEPISFGIDQILNSPDQGGCMGPASRLQDGDYGLGCLVGGAYAYGGGGGGPAAGAGAGGAGAYGAGGPGGPSGPAGGGGGACSMGPLAGSYNVNMALAGGPGPGGGGGGGGGQLSAAGVIRVPAHRPLAGAVAHPQPLATGLPTVPSVPAVPGVNNLTGLTFPWMESNRRYTKDRFTGHPYQNRTPPKKKKPRTSFTRLQICELEKRFHRQKYLASAERAALAKALKMTDAQVKTWFQNRRTKWRRQTAEEREAERQQANRILLQLQQEAFQKSLAQPLPADPLCVHNSSLFALQNLQPWSDDSTKITSVTSVASACE from the exons ATGGAGCACCTGGGTCCGCACCACCTCCACCCGGGCCACGCGGAGCCCATCAGCTTCGGCATCGACCAGATCCTCAACAGCCCGGACCAGGGCGGCTGCATGGGGCCCGCCTCGCGCCTCCAGGACGGAGACTACGGCCTCGGTTGTTTGGTTGGAGGCGCCTACGCctacggcggcggcggcgggggccccgcggccggggccggggccgggggcgcgggggcctATGGCGCTGGCGGCCCGGGTGGCCCCAGCGgtccggcgggcggcggcggcggcgcttgCAGCATGGGCCCGCTGGCCGGCTCCTACAACGTGAACATGGCCCTGGCGGGCGGCCCCGGtccgggaggcggcggcggcggcggcgggggccagCTGAGCGCCGCGGGGGTGATCCGGGTGCCCGCGCACAGGCCGCTAGCCGGCGCCGtggcccacccccagcccctggccaccGGCCTACCCACCGTTCCCTCCGTGCCTGCCGTGCCGGGCGTCAACAACCTCACCGGCCTCACCTTCCCCTGGATGGAGAGTAACCGCAGATACACAAAGGACAGGTTCACAG GTCACCCCTATCAGAACCGGACGCCCCCCAAGAAGAAGAAGCCGCGCACGTCCTTCACGCGCCTGCAGATCTGCGAGCTGGAGAAGCGCTTCCACCGCCAGAAGTACCTGGCCTCGGCTGAGCGCGCCGCCCTGGCCAAGGCGCTCAAAATGACCGACGCGCAGGTCAAGACCTGGTTCCAGAACCGGCGGACGAAGTGGAG GCGGCAGACGGCAGAGGAGCGCGAGGCCGAGAGGCAGCAGGCGAACCGCATCCTCCTGCAGCTGCAGCAGGAGGCCTTCCAGAAGAGCCTGGCGCAGCCGCTGCCGGCTGACCCGCTGTGCGTGCACAACTCCTCGCTCTTCGCCCTGCAGAACCTGCAGCCGTGGTCTGATGACTCCACTAAGATCACTAGCGTCACGTCGGTGGCGTCAGCCTGCGAGTGA